CaatcataaaataaattaaactatAAAACTACTTCCCTCAATTTAAGATACAGTATTTAATCATAACAGGCTGAAGAGACTATTTTTATTCTATGAGCTGTTATGATGGTCATACAAATTAGGAACGAGGTCCTACACCAGTCCTACAAAATCTCTCACTTGCTTCAGTAAAGGGTGTAGGCATGGGCCCTAGCTGGACCATTACTCATGGTAGATGAACCTGAGCCTTCTTATCAAAGTTGGACTGGAACAACACCAACCTTTGTGAATTTTGGACAAACTGCAGTAGTTGAGGTGCTTGACCAGCAGCCTCTTCCTGGCATGAACTGGCAGCCAGACATTCCGTTGGTGATCTTCAGGACCCAACTGTTTTCCCAAGGAAGAAAAGGATCACTGACATGGGCAGGCAGATTGACTGACCTGTGCTGGAATATCAAGTTCTCTCTCCAAGATACTTAGTACCTCAtaatcttttcatgtattttgtCTCACAAAACGCCTCTGAGATGGGAAgaggtgctattatccccattttagaggtggggaactgaggcacagaggggcttgCCCAATATTAAATAGGAATCCTTTAGCAGAGAGAGGAATTGAAATAGTGTCTCTTGAGCCCCACATTAGCACCTTAACCCCTAGACTATCCTTCCTCACCAAGTAGAGCATCCTTGTTTTGTAATAATAATATGCTGTGGGAATAGTCTACTGGAGAGGATGTGCATCTGTGATACTGAAGTGGCCTTTTGACCTATTTGTGGCCTTTTGACCTATTGAATTGTATTATAATTTTACGCCAGAGCATTGTTCAGCACTTtccttgagtgtgtgtgtgtgtgtgtgtgtgtgtgtgtgtgtgtgtgtgtgacagagagagagagcgcgtaCTGGACCTTGGGTCGCATATACACATCCTATTTAGACTGGTTATGGACTCTCTGCCTTTAAAAATGGGAGCTGTAGTTGAAGGCCATATGCCGCCTCCTAGTGATGTGGGCTACAGGAAATCTTACATAAGGCTTCTTGCTTCTTAGGCAGAGGAGCAGACAGAATAGATACAAAGTGATTTTCACACATATAAGGTGGCAGAACTGAGAAGGGGACACCTGCCAGGAGCAGGAGCCAGTTGGGCAGAAGCCTCAGCTGGGGAGCCCTGAAGGCAAGGGCAGCTgagactgttttgttttgttgtttggttttgttttgaatcTTTGTTTCTAAATTAGAACAGAAATCCCTGAGCAATGGAATTGGCACTTGCTATTGTTTGGAGCATGATTTCACCTTCCCCAGCAGGTGAAACAACCCACCAATTTACAACACACCCATGCACGCACACTTTTTTCAGTGAATCTGCACACTTCCTGTTTCTGTCTGGACCAAGGCCCATGAAAGCCAAGGGAAAGACTTCCTTTAACTTCAGCAGcagttggatcaggccttagaaaagaaacacaaaataGGAGACAGGCTTTTCTTGTGGAATTTCCGTTCTGGCCTAAATGATGTGGTATTAGACATCTCACAAGCAAACCTAATCCTGCAATCTAATTTTAGACATGATGCAAGGAGAGAGTGTATCAAACAACATGAGGGAAGTGGGAAAGAGAACAATGGTAACAGTAATAAGTTCATGCATTTACTCAGGCTTGTTATGTGCACATATTGATAGTTCTGTTCAATTTAAAGTTTCTATTTTACTACACATTATGATTTTGTGTAAGCTGTGGTTCCtgttacaaaatatattttaaaaattgttaaaaatattttctgaattatTATAATTCAGTAGATCAGCACAATACACAAGACTGATTAACTACAGTTTGGGGATTGATTTAGTATAGGAAAAGGTGCTCTGTACTGTCCAGTGTTTCCTTTTAACAAAATCTGATATGTATAAGTAATGAACAAGGTGCACTAAAGAGCAAAATCATCTGGCCTTTAGAGGAGGATACCACCATGCCTCCGCTTTGCCGGTCTGCAAAGCCGATCAATCTGCTCAAAGGTCACTTCCATAGAACAGAGACTTGGAGGAGATGGACTGGGAAGAGCTTGTACCAGTGGACTTCACAATGTTCTATGGCCAATGAGCACTGTGAGCTGACCAGAATTGGAGGCGGTGTGGTAGTCAGTCCATGAATAGTATGACTCCTGGCCTGCTTTTGGAGTGTGAAAGGACAGTGGCACTAGAAACCCAATTGTGTAAACAGCAAGGGCAGAGCCATAGCTCCTCTTCCCCAACCAGCAGAACACATGGCACACTGTTCAAGTAGGGCTGAAGACATTGTGTACTGCTTCTAGGTAGGGGCTGCTGCCAGTGAGGTGCAGGGGCTTAACCCTACAACCTAGCCCTAATGTATTCTCCATTTTCTGAGGTAAGTGACACCAGTTTGTAtgactccattaaaaaaaatgtcttcAGTGCAAACTGTGGACTATATCATAAGCTCTCAAACCACCTTTGTGAtgctcactgatgtcagtgggaagtGCATGCATGGATTAGGAGCGCGATGTAGCACTATGGGTGTGGGAGATGTGGCATCACATACAAATCTATGAAACTGCATTCTGTTTTGGAGTGGATTTGCTTGTTGTATTCAAGCCAAATAGAATGTTAATAACATTAAATCAGCATTTCCCTTTTTAGATATTTTACCAAACCACATTTTCTATTGCTTGGTATTTTCAATACCTCTTTGGCCTCTTGCAAGCAGTAAACAAATTTCAGCAAAGTAAAAAGAAGTACAAATGTTATGTAACACATATGGGTGTTTTTTACatcttctgatttttttccccctgccactACCAATAAATGTGTTCTAAGTCTTTCATGAGTTGCTTTGTTTATAATAGAAACACCAGATTTTGCTGAAAAGCCCATCTCTGTATTAAAAAGAAGCTGATGTTGTATTAAATAAAAGCCCCCAGAATAGTTAGTGGCTCCATAAcagttgtgttaaaaaaaaaagtacctcaTGTCCATTTTCGTTAATGACCTCATGAGTTTTGCTAGTTAAAACTGAAAGCAAAGAAACCAGGACTGATGCTTAGCTGGCAAGAAGCCAGTGCAATGAAATTAATAACATATGTGAAGAACTCATTTGTAacaatttttccattaaaaaaaaatgtagcagcTTAAAACCACTGACAGgattgtcttttctttttctttctttctttcttttctattttccttcctccctcttcccccatatGGAATGCTTTGGCTGATTTCCAAGTGTGTGGTACCAAACTTGTCTCCAAATTCAAATTAATACTTTATGCAAGTCTAAGTGATCCtgttgcagctgctgctctggagaaTACTGCAGTGAGTTTGTCACTGGGCGGAATCGGTGGCAAACCTCACATGCAGCAGCCCTCCGCAGGCAAATGATAGATGCAGCATACGCCTCAGGGCCGGTGCAgggatattttgtgccctaggcgaaacttccaccttgcgcccctccccccaaaaataaattacatacattatacacaatacGCTGTCACAGAGTAACATGTTATAATTTAGAATTTATGTTTCCGCACTTTAAGTTTAGCAAATTTAGAAACAAGCTCCTCCAAGTCAATGCTGTGAGCAATGTCATGTTCTATTGACAAGATAGATAGCCCAACAAGTCTTTGTTGCAACATTGATGTTTGCATGTATGTTTTTATCAACTTGAGCTTCGAGAAGTTTTGCTCACCACTGGCCACAGAAACTGGGAGAGTCAAGAGGATGCGAAGAGCAATAACTGTGTTAGGGGCACTATCTGTCAGCTTATTTTCCCATATGAAGTTCAATACATCTTGCGGTGATTAACTCCTTTGGACTCGTCTTGCAATAGCTTGCAATTCACTGCACAAGTCAAAGGCATCAATATCTTTGGATTCACCATTTTGCAAAGCTTGCTCCAGATTCAAGCAATGTTCCATAATTTGCTTTGGTGTTTTATTTTGCAAACTGTAAACATCGTATATGAAGCCAAATACTGAACTAATTTGCTGCATCAGTGTGAATCTTTCTTTAATCAAATGTATTGCTGTGTCAATGACTGCAAAATAAAAGTTCACTTTGAATTTTTCTTTCGGATTATAAATAGGTTCGTCGTCTGCTTCATATGTGAACTGCTTCCTCTTCTTTCTAATACGGATTGGATCTGGTTCAAAAAGTGCTGGTACATCCAACTCCTCCGCAAGTTCACCTGCATCTACCAATGTTTTCTCAAAGGCTGCGTCACTTCTGCAGCCCACAAAAAACTTCTTGGTTTCTCCAAGTTGATTAATGGCATCACATATGTCGAATTCTTTTGCCTGAAGTTGTTTGCTAGTCATGTTGATCTCAAACAATATGTCATACCACAAAACAAGAGAAACAAGAAACTTAGAAATGGCTTTTTTAAGAGCCTTTGCATCAACTCGTGatgtattgccagatgatcctgTTAGAGTAGTGTCTTCACAGATGTCTATCAGAGCATCATAGATGTCACCAAGCTGATAGCAAAGAGGTTTCAAGGCATCGATTCGACTTTCCCATCTTGTTTCACTCAATGGTTTAACTGTGAGATTAGATATGTGGCGTGTTAGAACTTCCCAGCGATGTGTAGAAGCTGAGAAATACACATACACACGTTGAACTAAATCAAAGAAGGCAGTTGCTTCCAAGCAACACTTTGCAGCATCATTAACAACCAAATTCAATGAATGTgcactgcaaggaacgaaaaaggcTCGTGGATTAATATCCAAAATTCTTCGCTGGAcaccattttctttccctttcatatTGCTCCCATTGTCATAGCCTTGACCACGCAAGTTTTCTATAGGCAATGACATCTCTTCTAACTGGTGAAGAATAGTTTCTGTCATACCAGCTCCAGTTGTCTCCATAAGCAACACAAATCCCAAGAAGTGTTCCTTTATGCATACTGATTCAGTCTCATTCTCGTTCTCTGAAGCTGAATAAGCTCATTCTGTATGTCTTTCCATAAGTAATGTACATGCATCTCCTGGTCCTTAATCCTGCGAAGATGCTCATCCATAAGTGGGTCAAACAAAGCTAGATATTCGACAAATTTGAGGAAGTTCCCATTACCAGAAGTGTGCAGTTTTTCATGTGTTCCCCGAAAGGCCAGGTTTTGCACACCAAGAACTCTGACCAAAGCAATCAGACGTTTTAGTATTTGCTGCCAATACTTTTCTTCTTGCTTAATCAAGCGCAAATGTTCTTCATCAATTGTTCTCTTGTATTTCAATCGCAGTTCAAGTTCCTTCCATGTTTGAATGTTCGTCAAATGTTCACTGCTTTTCTCGTGCCGTGAAAGAATTGCAGACATGTTTTTTCCAATCCTTTGAGCCTTTTTCAGAAAGAGATGATGTGCCAATAGTACTACTGCCAAACAACTTGCAGCAGAAGCAAATGACAGAATCACTAGATGTGGAATACTGCAGCCACTGACGGTGCATTTCTTCTCCATTAACAAGTCTACGTTTGTAATGAATTGTCGAGAATTTTCTTTGCTTACTATCTTTGGGAAAATCGAACTGCTGAACTTGTTCCGGCCCATGTTCCACCAGAATTTGTCAGACTTGATCATTGCATTTGGCCAAGTAGCAGGATCACTAAAGCTCAAATTCAAACAAGTGACATTTTCGCTTTCACCGTCTTCCACGTTTTGATCCTCATGTGTCTCATTTGATTCGTCTTCAATATTCAGATTATGTTCTTCAAACTCTTCTTCAACTTGTGAAACTCTCATCCCCACCTCCATCTCTGCTTGATCCTTTGGCATTGAACTACCTTCATCTCTGGCCAGTGGATGGAGATATTTCAGAAATGAACCTTCTTGCTTGCTTTCTTCTTTTTGCTTATCAGCCTTCCGCTTACGAAATTGTGCcccagacaattttttttatctGCCATGAGGCTGCAtcaactgaaaatgaaaaaaaatgaaattttattcctATCAGTTCTTTTTCTTGTTCACTATTAAAAAGTAAAGGATAGAGAATACATGTCACTTACTATAAGTCACTATTTGAATTTCATCAAGTTTGACATAAATATTGATTAAGAGATCAAGATGACTTTCCCTTAAAATTAAGCAATGTTGATTGTAATCACAAATACACCCTTTTTAGTCACCCTTTATACTTCCTTCCTTCATATCAAAATCTGACTGGGAGTGCTGCAGAACCCATTCTGTCCAACCAGCCATGCACCTCCAAATGATTAAAAACATCAAATAGTACAAACTCAATTTGAAAGAAAAGTTCCATTTTCTAACTAAATAGGTCACATACTCTCAAATGGTTGCCAAGTGCTCTCTGTGGTGGTATGCTCATCTGCTCTAAATGCCTACTAACTTCCCTGTGAGAATAATCTTTGACTTTGATCCAAT
This genomic window from Emys orbicularis isolate rEmyOrb1 chromosome 3, rEmyOrb1.hap1, whole genome shotgun sequence contains:
- the LOC135876236 gene encoding LOW QUALITY PROTEIN: uncharacterized protein LOC135876236 (The sequence of the model RefSeq protein was modified relative to this genomic sequence to represent the inferred CDS: inserted 1 base in 1 codon), whose protein sequence is MEVGMRVSQVEEEFEEHNLNIEDESNETHEDQNVEDGESENVTCLNLSFSDPATWPNAMIKSDKFWWNMGRNKFSSSIFPKIVSKENSRQFITNVDLLMEKKCTVSGCSIPHLVILSFASAASCLAVVLLAHHLFLKKAQRIGKNMSAILSRHEKSSEHLTNIQTWKELELRLKYKRTIDEEHLRLIKQEEKYWQQILKRLIALVRVLGVQNLAFRGTHEKLHTSGNGNFLKFVEYLALFDPLMDEHLRRIKDQEMHVHYLWKDIQNELIXASENENETESVCIKEHFLGFVLLMETTGAGMTETILHQLEEMSLPIENLRGQGYDNGSNMKGKENGLGDIYDALIDICEDTTLTGSSGNTSRVDAKALKKAISKFLVSLVLWYDILFEINMTSKQLQAKEFDICDAINQLGETKKFFVGCRSDAAFEKTLVDAGELAEELDVPALFEPDPIRIRKKRKQFTYEADDEPIYNPKEKFKVNFYFAVIDTAIHLIKERFTLMQQISSVFGFIYDVYSLQNKTPKQIMEHCLNLEQALQNGESKDIDAFDLCSELQAIARRVQRS